The proteins below are encoded in one region of Anguilla anguilla isolate fAngAng1 chromosome 3, fAngAng1.pri, whole genome shotgun sequence:
- the nifk gene encoding MKI67 FHA domain-interacting nucleolar phosphoprotein yields MTEGKSPSAKPAKSLLALNPKEETEFKKKVQEVKTRPKKGESLNPGVIYVGHLPNGLFEPQLRHYFGQFGTVQRLRLSRSKKTGGSKGYAFVEFECDEVAKIVAETMNNYLMGERLIKCSLVPPERVHSRLFVGSQKFFKKPSFPAVKRYNKKRTPEETKRMTGKLLQKEAKLRKKLAEKGIDYDFPGFASQVSKNKMSADDTNASICSQDITPVCTPSILEKRKSVKIDDDEDDEIIIKVKPAPKKSKRKKTT; encoded by the exons ATGACTGAAGGTAAATCGCCTTCTGCCAAACCGGCCAAAAGTCTGCTGGCATTAAACCCGAAAGAGGAGACAGAATTTAAGAAGAAAGTGCAGGAAGTGAAAACGCGTCCCAAAAAA gGAGAATCGTTAAACCCAGGAGTGATTTACGTGGGCCATCTTCCAAATGGGCTGTTTGAGCCCCAACTCCGACACTATTTCGGACAGTTTGGGACGGTGCAGAGGTTACGGCTGTCCAGGAGCAAGAAG ACCGGTGGGAGCAAGGGTTATGCCTTTGTGGAGTTTGAATGTGATGAAGTGGCCAAAATTGTTGCAGAAACCATGAATAATTATCTCATGGGGGAAAGACTTATAAAGT GTAGTCTGGTGCCGCCTGAGAGGGTCCACAGCCGGCTGTTTGTCGGATCTCAGAAGTTCTTTAAGAAGCCTTCGTTCCCTGCAGTCAAGCGCTACAACAAGAAGCGTACGCCCGAAGAAACCAAACGCATGACCGGCAAACTGCTCCAGAAAGAAGCCAAGCTGCGCAAGAAGCTAGCAGAGAAGGGAATCGACTATGACTTCCCGGGATTC GCTTCTCAGGTGTCCAAAAATAAGATGTCTGCAGACGACACAAACGCATCTATTTGCAGTCAA GACATTACCCCTGTGTGCACTCCATCCATCCTGGAGAAGAGGAAGTCCGTTAAAATTGATGATGACGAAGACGATGAGATTATAATCAAAGTCAAACCAGCACCAAAGAAGTCTAAACGAAAAAAGACAACATAA